Proteins encoded within one genomic window of Phototrophicus methaneseepsis:
- the purH gene encoding bifunctional phosphoribosylaminoimidazolecarboxamide formyltransferase/IMP cyclohydrolase codes for MPRALISVSNKNGLVDFAQELHELGWDIVASGGTEKLLADNNIPVTPVQQLTNLPEMLGGRVKTLHPAIHAGILARDTVADVEELQQQGYAPINMVVCNLYPFQETVAQASTTLQDATEKIDIGGVTLLRAAAKNFFRVTTVCDPADYPRIISALRASGDIDMVVRRDLAVKAFALTRDYDTAIHAYLAQGTTPTTSAQEDENLPDYVSIAVHKVSALRYGENPHQSGAYYSNLQSDTPFGAKQFGGKELSYNNILDVDAAWRAVSSFDDPTVVIVKHLTPTGIASAATIAEAYPLALRADPLSAFGCVMAVNRTVDDAFVEQLGSLFIEVIIAPSFTPTAKTTLNEGRKNCRLLQMPQPYDNTEYDMRSVLKGFLIQRRDAGDPIGTNWKTVTDRPATAEEMAALQYAWKACNHVRSNAIIIAQPNHTLGTGGGLPSRVDAAKLAIEKAGEYVKGAVMASEALIPFPDVIEVAAEAGITALIQPGGAIRDKKVIEAANQANMAMIFTGVRHFRH; via the coding sequence ATGCCTCGTGCTCTAATCAGCGTGTCGAACAAGAACGGCCTGGTAGATTTCGCCCAGGAACTTCATGAACTTGGTTGGGATATTGTCGCCAGCGGGGGAACTGAAAAGCTGCTAGCGGATAACAATATTCCGGTTACACCTGTACAGCAGCTTACCAATTTGCCGGAGATGCTCGGCGGACGCGTGAAAACCCTGCACCCGGCAATTCATGCAGGCATCCTGGCGCGTGATACCGTTGCGGACGTTGAAGAACTGCAACAACAAGGGTATGCACCGATTAATATGGTTGTCTGCAATCTGTATCCTTTCCAGGAAACAGTCGCCCAGGCATCAACAACATTGCAAGATGCCACAGAAAAAATCGACATTGGGGGTGTCACGCTGCTGCGCGCTGCTGCCAAAAACTTCTTCCGGGTGACGACCGTCTGCGACCCTGCCGACTATCCGCGTATCATTTCTGCATTGCGTGCCAGTGGCGATATTGACATGGTTGTACGCCGTGACCTGGCTGTCAAAGCCTTCGCCCTTACGCGCGATTACGATACCGCGATTCACGCTTATCTAGCCCAGGGCACCACACCAACGACATCCGCCCAGGAAGATGAAAATTTACCGGATTATGTTTCCATCGCTGTACATAAGGTCTCTGCTCTGCGTTACGGCGAAAATCCGCATCAGAGCGGTGCCTACTACAGCAACCTTCAGAGCGACACACCCTTCGGTGCGAAGCAATTCGGCGGTAAAGAGCTATCTTATAACAACATCCTCGATGTTGATGCAGCATGGCGCGCCGTGAGCAGCTTCGATGACCCAACAGTCGTCATTGTCAAGCACCTGACCCCAACGGGCATTGCCAGCGCAGCAACGATCGCGGAAGCGTATCCGCTGGCGCTGCGAGCTGATCCACTGTCTGCTTTTGGCTGCGTGATGGCAGTCAACCGCACAGTTGATGATGCCTTTGTAGAGCAGCTTGGCAGCCTCTTCATTGAAGTCATCATCGCGCCGAGCTTTACCCCCACGGCCAAAACGACACTGAATGAAGGCCGTAAGAACTGCCGACTTTTGCAAATGCCCCAGCCCTATGACAACACAGAATATGATATGCGTTCTGTGCTCAAAGGGTTCTTGATCCAACGACGCGATGCTGGCGATCCGATTGGTACCAATTGGAAGACAGTCACGGACCGGCCTGCTACAGCTGAGGAAATGGCAGCACTGCAATATGCCTGGAAAGCCTGTAACCACGTTCGGTCAAACGCCATCATTATCGCCCAGCCCAATCATACCCTGGGCACGGGCGGTGGCTTACCCAGCCGCGTGGATGCCGCAAAACTCGCCATCGAAAAAGCAGGTGAGTACGTCAAAGGCGCGGTCATGGCTTCTGAAGCGCTCATCCCCTTCCCGGATGTGATCGAAGTTGCCGCAGAAGCAGGCATCACAGCACTAATCCAACCAGGCGGCGCTATCCGTGATAAAAAGGTCATTGAAGCCGCCAATCAGGCCAATATGGCGATGATCTTCACAGGTGTACGCCACTTCCGCCACTAA
- a CDS encoding NAD(P)/FAD-dependent oxidoreductase, with protein sequence MNSRPKVIIIGAGFAGLYAAQELAKSDVDVLLIDRNNFHTFTPLLYQVATCALDPSSIAYPVRTIFRTQESISFLLGDVTTIDYEQKSVTVETQSGEQQHHYDYLLLATGSITNYFGQEAIEKHAFGLKDLDDAIKLRHHILKLFELAAWSTDTAERDALTTLVVVGGGPTGLETAGALYELYNHVLKQEYNTVEPKMRARVILLEAMDNLLAVYPERLQRAAKKQLESLGVEVMLNAKVSDVTPNQVVLADGRIIHSHTLVWSAGVQASPIVKMLDVETVRGGRLPVLPTMQVAEREGIYAAGDLTYLEDSDGKPYPQLIPVAKQQGILAAKNMLRQQRGETLGEFSYSDRGIMATIGRSRAVAWLFYRVQLTGFLAWLAWLFLHLVVLMGFRNRLSVFISWVWNYLTYDRSVRLILNNEEQGGERNDEADQQAA encoded by the coding sequence ATGAATAGTCGCCCGAAGGTCATCATTATAGGTGCCGGGTTCGCCGGGCTGTACGCTGCTCAGGAATTAGCAAAGTCAGATGTTGATGTCCTACTAATTGACCGGAACAACTTCCATACCTTTACACCGCTGTTGTATCAAGTGGCTACCTGTGCGCTTGATCCAAGCTCGATTGCTTACCCCGTGCGGACGATCTTCCGCACGCAGGAATCGATTTCTTTCCTGCTAGGGGATGTCACTACGATTGACTACGAACAAAAGTCAGTCACTGTAGAGACGCAATCTGGCGAACAGCAGCATCATTATGATTATCTCCTGTTGGCGACGGGCAGCATCACCAACTATTTTGGTCAGGAGGCTATCGAGAAACATGCCTTTGGCCTGAAGGATCTCGACGATGCGATTAAGCTACGTCACCATATTCTGAAGCTGTTCGAGCTGGCAGCGTGGTCAACAGATACCGCTGAACGCGACGCTTTGACCACACTTGTCGTCGTAGGGGGTGGCCCAACTGGCCTGGAAACAGCCGGGGCGCTCTATGAGTTGTATAATCACGTCCTGAAGCAGGAATACAACACTGTTGAGCCCAAAATGCGTGCTCGCGTCATCCTGTTGGAAGCGATGGATAATCTCCTGGCTGTGTACCCGGAGCGCTTACAGCGGGCAGCAAAGAAGCAGTTGGAGTCCCTGGGCGTTGAAGTCATGTTGAACGCCAAAGTCTCTGATGTGACGCCGAACCAGGTTGTGCTGGCGGATGGGCGCATTATTCACAGTCATACCCTGGTCTGGTCCGCTGGTGTGCAGGCATCGCCCATTGTTAAGATGCTGGACGTTGAGACTGTTCGAGGCGGTCGGCTGCCTGTATTGCCAACGATGCAAGTTGCAGAGCGAGAGGGTATCTATGCTGCTGGCGACCTGACTTACCTGGAAGATAGCGATGGAAAACCCTATCCGCAGCTTATCCCTGTCGCTAAACAGCAGGGTATCCTGGCGGCGAAAAATATGCTGCGTCAGCAGCGCGGTGAGACGCTAGGCGAGTTTAGCTACAGTGATCGCGGTATTATGGCGACGATTGGCCGCAGCCGTGCGGTTGCGTGGCTCTTCTATCGTGTGCAGTTAACGGGCTTTTTGGCGTGGTTGGCGTGGTTGTTCTTGCACCTTGTGGTGTTGATGGGCTTCCGCAATCGTTTGAGCGTGTTCATCAGTTGGGTGTGGAATTACCTGACTTACGATCGCTCTGTGCGGCTCATCCTGAATAATGAGGAGCAGGGTGGGGAACGCAACGATGAGGCTGATCAGCAAGCGGCCTGA
- the tnpA gene encoding IS200/IS605 family transposase translates to MSKSLAHTKWMCKYHIVFTPKYRRKVIYNQYKASIVEILKDLCKWKGVEIIEGNARIDHIHLLVSIPPKYSVSVIMGYLKGKSATMIFDRHANLKYKFGNRHFWARGYYVSTVGLNEATIAKYVREQEKHDQMMDRISTKEHDDPFRG, encoded by the coding sequence ATGAGCAAAAGTCTAGCACACACGAAATGGATGTGTAAGTATCACATCGTGTTCACGCCCAAGTACCGACGGAAAGTAATCTACAACCAGTACAAAGCCAGTATTGTGGAGATATTGAAGGATTTGTGCAAGTGGAAAGGCGTGGAGATCATAGAGGGAAACGCCCGAATCGATCACATCCATCTGTTAGTATCGATCCCACCCAAATATAGCGTGTCGGTTATCATGGGCTATCTGAAAGGCAAGAGTGCCACGATGATCTTTGACCGCCATGCGAATCTAAAATACAAGTTCGGGAATCGGCATTTCTGGGCGCGAGGCTACTACGTAAGCACAGTAGGACTGAATGAAGCGACGATCGCAAAGTACGTGCGTGAGCAAGAGAAACACGATCAAATGATGGATCGGATCAGCACAAAAGAGCATGACGACCCCTTTAGGGGTTAG
- a CDS encoding DUF5989 family protein has protein sequence MAEQTKKKKHGALQDMLMRMGVLGELLSFLWKRKLYWLIPMIIVLLVFAVIIIIGSTGPGGAFIYTLF, from the coding sequence ATGGCGGAACAAACCAAAAAGAAAAAGCATGGTGCACTACAGGACATGCTCATGCGGATGGGCGTACTTGGCGAACTGCTGAGCTTTTTGTGGAAGCGTAAGCTCTACTGGCTCATTCCCATGATAATCGTCCTGCTCGTCTTCGCAGTGATTATCATCATCGGCAGCACAGGCCCAGGTGGTGCATTCATCTACACGTTGTTCTAG
- a CDS encoding carbamoyltransferase family protein, producing the protein MYILGISAFYHDSAAALIRDGEIVAAAMEERFSRKKHDNGFPALATQFCLDFAGITVDDLDYVVFYEKPLVKFERILLTTLNTFPRSWAVWKEAMVSWLKEKLWVKSAIRSHVTIDPDKILFADHHMSHAASAFFTSPFKEAAVLTTDGVGEWTTTTLGIAKSYWDDDVTGNNELNLFSEQRFPHSLGLLYSTFTAWLGFRVNNGEYKVMGMTPYGTPKYEDMVYKLMDVDDKTGAFHLNMSYFDYQHSVDRSYSNKFIDLFGPNRPPDADFFTMETNPERSAERDAMERNQFYADVAASIQKVTEDTLIKICNHLYEITGQKKLVMAGGVALNTKANWRLLNETPFEEIYIHPAAGDDGGAVGAAMWAYHIMLNRPRNWVMPHSYWGKAYSNGEIVSFLKEHNIPYESYEDRHDELVDVIVDGMTQEKVIGHFEGRFEWGPRALGNRSILADPRSEGMKEVVNTKIKFREPFRPFAPVILRERAPEYFDYPEVAEHEAPRYMLIVAPIKEDKQDKIQAVNHAGTGRLQTIERDTNPRYYDIVKRFGDATGVPVVLNTSFNLRGEPIVNTPLEAFNTFRNSDIDMLVLGPYLVRKS; encoded by the coding sequence ATGTATATACTTGGCATTTCTGCGTTCTATCACGACTCCGCAGCGGCGCTAATCCGTGATGGCGAAATTGTTGCGGCAGCAATGGAAGAGCGCTTTTCTCGTAAAAAGCACGATAATGGCTTCCCTGCTTTGGCGACTCAATTTTGCCTGGATTTTGCAGGGATTACAGTCGATGATCTCGATTACGTGGTCTTCTATGAGAAGCCCCTTGTCAAATTCGAGCGCATCCTGCTGACAACGCTCAACACGTTCCCACGCTCCTGGGCTGTCTGGAAAGAAGCCATGGTCAGTTGGCTCAAGGAGAAATTATGGGTTAAAAGCGCCATCCGCAGCCATGTCACGATAGACCCAGATAAAATTCTCTTTGCAGATCATCACATGAGCCATGCGGCCAGCGCATTCTTCACCAGCCCATTTAAAGAGGCGGCTGTCCTGACAACGGATGGCGTCGGCGAGTGGACAACCACCACCCTGGGCATCGCAAAGAGTTATTGGGATGACGACGTTACAGGGAATAATGAACTCAACCTATTCAGCGAACAACGTTTCCCTCATTCACTCGGTTTGCTGTATTCGACCTTTACGGCATGGTTGGGCTTCCGCGTCAATAATGGCGAATATAAAGTCATGGGCATGACGCCTTATGGCACACCCAAGTACGAAGACATGGTCTATAAGCTGATGGATGTTGACGACAAAACAGGTGCCTTCCATCTGAATATGTCGTACTTTGATTACCAGCACTCTGTTGACCGCAGTTACAGCAACAAGTTCATTGATCTCTTTGGCCCGAACCGCCCGCCGGATGCTGATTTCTTCACCATGGAGACCAACCCGGAGCGCAGTGCAGAGCGTGACGCCATGGAGCGCAATCAGTTTTACGCAGATGTCGCAGCCAGCATTCAGAAGGTCACTGAAGATACGCTCATCAAAATCTGCAACCATCTCTATGAGATAACAGGCCAGAAAAAGCTCGTTATGGCTGGTGGTGTCGCGCTAAACACAAAAGCCAACTGGCGCTTGCTCAATGAAACGCCCTTTGAAGAAATTTATATTCACCCAGCCGCTGGTGATGACGGTGGTGCTGTTGGCGCTGCGATGTGGGCGTATCACATTATGTTGAACAGGCCACGCAATTGGGTAATGCCACACAGCTACTGGGGCAAAGCCTATAGTAACGGCGAAATCGTCTCATTCCTCAAGGAACACAATATTCCCTACGAAAGCTACGAAGACCGTCATGATGAACTCGTGGATGTGATCGTTGATGGCATGACACAAGAAAAAGTTATCGGCCATTTTGAAGGCCGCTTTGAATGGGGGCCGCGCGCGTTGGGGAATCGCAGTATCTTAGCGGACCCGCGCTCCGAAGGCATGAAGGAAGTCGTCAATACGAAGATTAAATTCCGCGAACCATTCCGGCCTTTTGCACCCGTCATCTTGCGAGAGCGAGCGCCCGAATACTTCGACTATCCAGAAGTCGCAGAACATGAAGCACCGCGTTATATGCTCATCGTTGCGCCCATCAAAGAGGATAAGCAAGATAAGATTCAGGCAGTCAACCATGCGGGTACGGGCCGCCTACAAACAATTGAACGTGACACCAATCCACGTTACTATGACATCGTCAAGCGTTTTGGCGATGCAACAGGTGTGCCTGTTGTGCTCAATACATCCTTTAACCTGCGCGGTGAGCCTATCGTCAACACACCGCTGGAAGCGTTTAACACCTTCCGCAATAGCGATATTGACATGCTCGTTTTGGGGCCTTATCTGGTCCGTAAATCCTGA
- a CDS encoding LON peptidase substrate-binding domain-containing protein has protein sequence MTMIPLFPLNMVLFPGMQLRLHIFEERYKQMVNECRASGEPFGIVMIEDGAEVGFSATPHRVGCTAQITQISDLPNGNMDIVVVGEERFRIVELFGDRPYLYGTVEMLPDMPQGETKANTLRHLVISYLDILQQAADVQFNSSQIPTNPPTVAYLASMLLQIDDEEKQALLEIEPIDQLISTLTRLYRREVTLLDNLVSPAEILIDGTAFSLN, from the coding sequence ATGACTATGATTCCCCTTTTCCCTTTGAACATGGTGCTATTCCCGGGGATGCAGTTGCGCCTCCATATCTTCGAGGAGCGTTATAAGCAGATGGTGAACGAATGCCGCGCATCAGGCGAACCCTTTGGCATCGTCATGATCGAAGATGGCGCTGAAGTCGGCTTTAGCGCAACACCCCATCGTGTGGGCTGCACAGCGCAAATCACCCAGATCAGCGATTTACCCAATGGCAATATGGATATTGTTGTCGTTGGTGAAGAACGATTCCGCATCGTTGAGTTGTTTGGTGACCGCCCTTATCTGTATGGCACCGTCGAAATGCTGCCGGATATGCCACAGGGCGAAACCAAAGCCAACACCTTGCGGCACCTTGTCATCTCTTATCTGGATATTTTGCAGCAAGCTGCCGACGTTCAGTTTAATTCATCACAGATCCCGACAAACCCGCCGACAGTAGCGTATCTTGCATCCATGCTGTTGCAAATCGACGATGAGGAAAAGCAAGCACTGCTCGAAATTGAGCCGATTGACCAGTTGATCAGCACACTCACAAGGTTATATCGGCGAGAAGTGACCTTGCTGGATAACCTGGTTTCACCGGCGGAAATTCTCATTGATGGGACCGCATTTTCGCTCAACTAA
- a CDS encoding sulfurtransferase, giving the protein MAETLFVTTEWLNEHLQDDNLRVVDIRGRVLPATEPPPHYKSHHDEYKESHIPGAVFVDWTTDIVEPGSPSYDIANADRYAALMSHLGIGPQTQVVAYDDANGMFAARMWWTLRYYGHEQVAVLMGGWQQWVAEGRPTTANEPAITPTTFVPQVNHTLRATADDIKGGNQLLDVRSVAEFTGEASRAQRMGHIPCAVNWPRKAMLDEAGQLLPAAELRRYLAELGIADDQDDVIVYCNSGVSASFGLMALEAAGIHNGRVYDGSWKDWANNPDRPIE; this is encoded by the coding sequence ATGGCAGAAACACTCTTTGTGACGACAGAATGGCTTAACGAGCATTTGCAGGACGATAACTTACGTGTTGTTGATATACGAGGTCGCGTGTTGCCAGCGACAGAACCGCCACCTCATTATAAAAGCCATCACGATGAATATAAAGAATCACATATCCCTGGTGCAGTTTTTGTGGACTGGACGACGGATATTGTTGAACCGGGATCACCTTCTTATGATATTGCGAATGCGGATCGCTATGCGGCTTTGATGTCGCACTTGGGTATTGGTCCGCAGACACAGGTCGTTGCTTATGATGATGCAAATGGGATGTTTGCGGCCCGTATGTGGTGGACATTGCGTTACTATGGTCATGAGCAGGTGGCTGTGCTGATGGGCGGTTGGCAACAATGGGTTGCAGAAGGACGCCCCACAACAGCTAATGAGCCAGCAATTACGCCTACAACATTTGTGCCCCAGGTGAACCATACTCTAAGAGCCACAGCTGACGACATAAAAGGTGGTAACCAATTACTGGATGTACGTTCCGTCGCGGAGTTCACCGGAGAAGCTTCTCGTGCTCAACGTATGGGGCATATCCCCTGTGCTGTGAATTGGCCGCGCAAAGCGATGTTGGATGAAGCGGGGCAGTTGCTCCCTGCGGCAGAACTCAGGCGCTATCTAGCAGAGCTTGGTATTGCTGATGACCAGGACGATGTGATCGTTTATTGTAATTCAGGTGTTTCTGCTAGCTTTGGCTTGATGGCTCTTGAAGCGGCAGGCATACACAATGGACGTGTTTATGATGGCTCCTGGAAAGATTGGGCTAACAACCCAGATCGACCGATTGAGTAA
- a CDS encoding GNAT family N-acetyltransferase has translation MEVIAYRDASAFDELKDEWQVLVEHSCTNTIFSTWEWHKNWWHAYHPGDLWVLAIRGDGNRLLGIASMFIEHNETHGRTVRHVGCEDVTDYLDFIIDRDCTGPVYQALVSYLVAHQDEYDLLNLCNVPEASPSTQAFVDGLKAENYDVTVSQQDVCPVIELPEDFETYLSNLDKKQRHEVRRKLRRAEGQRKMGSLDWYIVDESHDLEVEMDHFLRLMAASHPEKAGFLEEGSHVTFFKSIVPAALARGWLQLNFLTINETPVATYLNFDYNDHILVYNSGLDPEEYGQFSPGIVLLAYTIEHAIEVGRELFDFLRGDEQYKYRMGGKDTTVLNIRAQRAN, from the coding sequence GTGGAAGTTATCGCATATCGTGATGCGAGCGCTTTTGATGAATTAAAAGATGAGTGGCAGGTGCTTGTTGAGCATAGCTGTACCAATACCATCTTCAGTACCTGGGAATGGCATAAAAATTGGTGGCATGCCTACCATCCTGGGGATTTGTGGGTACTTGCTATCCGTGGTGATGGCAATCGCCTGCTGGGCATTGCGTCTATGTTTATCGAACATAACGAGACACATGGGCGTACGGTCCGGCATGTTGGTTGCGAAGATGTGACCGATTATCTCGATTTTATCATTGATCGTGACTGTACCGGGCCTGTTTATCAGGCGTTAGTGTCCTATCTTGTCGCGCATCAAGATGAATATGATCTCCTCAATTTATGTAATGTCCCCGAAGCATCTCCAAGTACCCAGGCATTTGTTGATGGCCTAAAAGCAGAAAACTATGATGTGACGGTCAGCCAGCAGGATGTCTGCCCGGTTATTGAACTGCCGGAAGACTTCGAGACATATCTGAGCAATCTGGATAAAAAGCAGCGTCATGAAGTACGCCGTAAACTGCGCCGCGCGGAAGGCCAGCGCAAGATGGGGTCGTTGGACTGGTATATCGTGGACGAAAGCCATGATCTGGAAGTAGAAATGGACCACTTTCTGCGTTTGATGGCAGCTAGCCACCCAGAGAAAGCTGGCTTCCTGGAAGAAGGCTCTCATGTCACGTTCTTCAAGTCCATTGTGCCTGCCGCACTGGCCCGAGGTTGGTTGCAATTGAACTTTTTGACGATCAATGAGACACCTGTTGCGACGTATCTCAACTTTGACTATAACGATCACATCCTGGTCTATAATTCTGGCCTGGACCCTGAAGAATATGGTCAATTTAGTCCTGGCATTGTTTTGCTGGCGTATACGATTGAGCATGCCATCGAGGTAGGTCGTGAGTTGTTTGACTTCCTGCGTGGGGATGAGCAGTACAAATATCGTATGGGTGGCAAAGATACTACTGTGCTGAACATACGTGCTCAACGTGCTAACTAA
- a CDS encoding glycosyltransferase, whose protein sequence is MIRRIAFLSVHTSPLAPMGGNKTGGMNVYIRELAQELGQRGFHIDIFTRRSDQSEPDVDRRIGPNVNVIYIKAGPITPLTPDEHFPYLSEFTAHVMAYAMRHNVQYDVIYSHYWLSGWVAAKLKETWGTPFLQMFHTLGYMKERIRSTKQVMPNQRIETEMHIVEWADRIIAATPAEQAQLLWLYRSRRKKIEIIPPGVNIERFHPVGMQAAREKLGMAKDKQLLLFVGRVERLKRIDTVLRALADLGERDSDILQRLCFMVVGGDPHDADNDEMSCLQRMTDQLNLRSYVCFAGAREQDVLPLYYSAATVVLMPSDYESFGMVALEAMASGTPVIASEVGGLAFLVKDGETGFLVPTKSPERIAERIRDLVVNPEKREKMGEQASHLAQSYAWNQIADRLLDSFNTIVKRGAAGES, encoded by the coding sequence ATGATCCGGCGGATTGCCTTCTTAAGCGTACACACGAGTCCCCTTGCCCCCATGGGCGGTAACAAAACGGGCGGCATGAATGTTTACATCCGCGAGTTGGCCCAGGAATTGGGCCAGCGCGGTTTTCATATTGATATTTTTACACGCCGTTCGGATCAATCTGAGCCTGATGTGGATAGGCGCATTGGCCCGAATGTGAATGTCATTTATATCAAAGCAGGGCCTATAACTCCGCTAACACCGGATGAACATTTCCCGTATCTATCGGAATTTACGGCCCATGTCATGGCATATGCCATGCGCCATAACGTCCAATATGATGTCATCTACAGCCATTATTGGTTGAGTGGTTGGGTCGCTGCTAAGCTGAAAGAAACCTGGGGAACGCCTTTTTTGCAGATGTTTCATACCTTAGGTTACATGAAGGAGCGCATCCGCTCTACAAAGCAGGTGATGCCCAATCAGCGTATTGAAACAGAAATGCATATCGTTGAATGGGCTGATCGTATTATCGCAGCAACCCCGGCTGAACAAGCGCAGTTGCTCTGGCTTTATCGTTCTCGGCGCAAAAAAATTGAAATTATCCCTCCAGGGGTGAATATTGAGCGCTTTCATCCTGTTGGGATGCAGGCCGCCCGAGAGAAGCTTGGTATGGCTAAAGACAAACAGCTTCTGTTGTTTGTTGGGCGTGTCGAGCGACTGAAGCGTATTGATACTGTATTACGTGCTCTGGCTGATCTGGGTGAGCGCGATTCAGACATTTTGCAGCGTTTATGTTTTATGGTCGTTGGGGGCGATCCACATGACGCGGACAACGATGAGATGAGCTGCTTACAACGCATGACGGATCAACTCAACTTGAGGTCCTATGTTTGTTTTGCCGGGGCCAGGGAACAGGATGTTCTGCCACTATATTATTCTGCGGCGACAGTTGTCTTGATGCCCAGCGATTACGAGTCCTTTGGCATGGTGGCCCTAGAGGCGATGGCTTCTGGTACGCCGGTTATTGCATCGGAGGTGGGGGGATTGGCGTTTCTCGTCAAAGATGGTGAAACGGGGTTCCTTGTGCCGACAAAATCGCCAGAGCGTATCGCAGAGCGAATCCGTGACCTGGTTGTAAACCCTGAGAAACGCGAAAAGATGGGAGAACAAGCCTCCCACCTTGCACAAAGCTATGCCTGGAATCAGATTGCGGATCGCCTGCTGGATAGCTTTAATACTATCGTCAAGCGAGGTGCTGCCGGCGAGTCGTGA
- a CDS encoding argininosuccinate synthase gives MPKGKVKKVVLAYSGGLDTSVIVPWLKNNYDGCEVICFTADLGQNEELTGLEDKAIASGASKIYIRDLREEFLQDYVFPTMQAGAVYEREYLLGTSFARPLIAKHMVEIAEAEGADAIAHGCTGKGNDQVRFELTVMALNPKLQTIAPWREWDIRSREDALAYAAEFNVPVSQTEKDIYSRDRNIFHLSHEGGLLEDPWNEPEDRMFQLTNSPEEAPDEPEYVEIGFENGVPVSVNGETLGAVDIFEKLNALAGKHAIGRVDIVENRLVGMKSRGVYETPAGTLIHRAHQVLESICLDKYTMQYKDTIATKYAELVYNGMWFTKLRESLDAFVQVTQESVTGTVRLKLYKGNIIVAGRKSPYSLYREDYASFGEEDVYNQQDAQGFIQLFGLPMKVDALLSIDGTGESRYRKPDYSKFKRD, from the coding sequence ATGCCAAAAGGGAAAGTGAAAAAGGTCGTCCTTGCTTACAGCGGCGGCCTGGATACCTCGGTCATCGTACCCTGGTTGAAGAATAACTATGACGGTTGTGAGGTGATCTGTTTCACGGCTGATCTGGGCCAGAATGAAGAGTTGACCGGACTTGAAGATAAGGCTATTGCCTCCGGGGCCAGCAAGATCTACATCCGCGATCTGCGCGAAGAGTTCTTGCAGGATTACGTTTTCCCGACTATGCAAGCTGGCGCAGTCTATGAGCGTGAATACCTGTTAGGCACCTCTTTTGCTCGTCCATTGATTGCAAAGCATATGGTCGAAATTGCTGAAGCAGAAGGCGCTGATGCCATTGCGCATGGCTGTACGGGTAAGGGCAATGATCAAGTCCGCTTTGAGCTGACTGTTATGGCGTTGAACCCCAAGCTGCAAACCATTGCTCCCTGGCGCGAGTGGGATATTCGCAGTCGTGAAGATGCCCTGGCATATGCTGCGGAATTCAATGTTCCGGTTTCCCAGACTGAAAAAGACATCTACAGCCGCGACCGTAATATCTTCCATCTGTCGCATGAGGGCGGCTTGCTCGAAGACCCCTGGAACGAGCCGGAAGACCGCATGTTCCAACTGACAAACAGCCCTGAAGAAGCACCCGATGAACCGGAATATGTGGAAATCGGCTTTGAAAACGGCGTTCCCGTCAGTGTAAACGGCGAAACATTAGGTGCTGTCGACATTTTCGAAAAGCTTAATGCTCTGGCTGGCAAGCACGCCATTGGCCGTGTTGATATTGTGGAAAACCGTCTGGTTGGTATGAAGTCGCGTGGTGTGTACGAAACCCCAGCTGGTACCCTGATTCATCGGGCGCATCAGGTGCTGGAAAGTATCTGCCTGGATAAATACACCATGCAGTATAAAGACACCATCGCCACCAAATATGCTGAACTGGTCTACAACGGCATGTGGTTTACTAAACTGCGCGAATCACTGGATGCATTCGTCCAGGTGACGCAGGAGAGCGTGACGGGGACTGTCCGTCTCAAGCTGTATAAGGGCAATATCATTGTGGCTGGCCGCAAGAGCCCCTACAGCCTGTATCGTGAAGACTATGCTTCCTTCGGTGAAGAAGATGTCTATAACCAGCAGGATGCTCAGGGCTTTATCCAGCTCTTTGGCCTGCCGATGAAGGTTGATGCACTGCTTTCTATCGACGGTACAGGGGAAAGCCGTTACCGTAAACCGGATTATAGTAAGTTCAAGCGCGACTAA